A window of Yoonia sp. SS1-5 genomic DNA:
GACGGGTTATGAATTCATGACGCCGCAAACGGCCGACCGACCCGCCGTTATTGGTATCCGCCCCGAACATGTGGTGACCGGGGAACTTGTGCGCAACGCGCCGCTGCAGTTCAACGTCGATGTTGATCTGGTCGAGCCCATGGGCTCTGACACGCTGGTCTATGCCAAACTGGGGCAGCATATTTTCCGGATTCGCATGGATGGGCAGGCCGTCGTGAAGGCGGGTGACAGCATTCCGGTGGGCATTGATCCATCACGGGCCTCGCTTTTCGATAAAGCGACCGAGGACCGACTATGATTGACCTGTCAGGTCAATGGAAACTTGTGGACGACAGCGGCGCCTATTCTTGCGACATGATGATGCCCACAGACGGGATCAGCGCACTTCACGATGCGGGGCTGATCCCTGACCCCTATTGGGGCCAGAACGAATATGATCTGCGGTGGATTTGCGAACGCGACTGGACAGCGACCCGCGAGGTAGAGTTGACCGAAACAGATGTCGACCTTGTCCTGTCCGAGGTTGATACCGTTGTGACGGTGCGCGTGAACGACAAAATTGTTCTGGAATCTGACAACGCGTTTCGAACCTACCGCGTCCCTCTGGCCGGTGCCGCGCAGGTCGGGGGCAATACAATCAGCGTGACGTTTCACAATGTGGTCGCTGCAGGTGCCGCGCGGCAGGCGGCCCATCCGTTTCCGTTGCCGAACAGCGCCAACTGCCCAATCCCCAATGGGAATATGCTGCGCAAACCAGCCTGCGATTTCGGCTGGGACTGGAATATCGCGCTGGCGCCGTTCGGGATTTACGGAACTATGGAAATTGTCCCATCCGCAGCGGCCCGGATCGACCGGTTGATGATTGATCAGGATCACGCGGATGGACGGGTCGACCTGCGGATCACCGCATACCTGGCCAATTACGCAGGCGATGTGACGGCACAGATCGGCGGCCAAACTGTCTCGGGACCGGTGGTTGATGGTGTCTGCGAGCTTTTGGTGCGGATCACGAACCCCGAATTATGGTGGCCGGCGGGGCAGGGCGCGCAACCGCTCTATGATCTGCAGGTGACCGCCGGTTCGGTCCGTGCGACCCGACAGATCGGCCTGCGGCAACTGGAACTGGTGAATGAAGCCGACGATATCGGCCTTGGCTTCAAATTCCGGATCAACGGGCGTGATGTGTTCTGCAAAGGGGCCAACTGGATACCCGCCGATGCCTTGCCCGGCCGGATTTCGGACGAAAAGACGAAGGCCCTGCTGCAGTCCGCAGTTGATGCAAATATGAACATGGTCCGCATCTGGGGCGGTGGCCGGTACGAGCCTGACAGCTTTTATGCGGCCTGCGATGCGCTGGGTCTGCTTGTCTGGCAGGACTTCATGTTTGCGTGCAACCTCTACCCGTCTGACGACGCATTTCTGGAAAATGTCCGGGCAGAGGTGGCTGACAACGTGTCGCGCATTCACCATCATGCCTGTCTTGCGGTGTGGTGCGGCGACAATGAACTGATCGGGGCGCTGGGCTGGTACGATTGTTCGATCAATGACAGGGACCGGTATCTGGTCAATTATGATCGGCTGAACCGGGCGCTGGAGGTCGCATTGAAACAGACCCATCCGGCGGCGGTCTGGTGGCCCTCATCCCCATCGCCGGGGCCAATGAATTTCGGTGATGCCTGGCATGATGACGGTTCGGGTGACATGCATTTCTGGTCGGTCTGGCACGAAGGGCGTGACTTTGACCACTACCGGGATGTCGGCCCGCGTTTCTGTTCCGAGTTCGGATTTCAGAGCTACCCGTCGATGATCGAGATTGACCGGTTTGCAGCCCCCGAAGATCAGAACATTGCCGCACCCACGCTTGAAAGCCATCAGAAAAACGACGGGGGGAATGCGCGGATTGCGGAAACCATGTTCCGCTATTTTCGCTGGCCGCAGAGATTTGAGGATTTCGTCTATCTCAGCCAGATTCAGCAGGGGCTGGCGATCAAGACTGCCGTCACCCAATGGCGCAGCATCGCGCCACGCTGCATGGGAACGCTGATCTGGCAGTTGAATGATACCTGGCCGGTCTGTTCCTGGGCGTCACTGAACCATCAGGGCGACTGGAAGCTGATGCATCATATGGCACAGGCATTCTATGCGCCGGTTCTGGTAACGGCCGTACCAACCGGCAGTGCCTATGTCTTGCGGGCGGTCAATGATGGGCCGGTGCAGAAAGGCATGACGGTCACGGCCTTTGCGGTGAATATGCAGGGGCATCTGCGCGAGTTGGCGAATGTGAAATGCACAGCCACAGCCGATGCCACGGATGTCGTCAGCATCCCGAAATACGAGATCGGGGCGCAGGAAATGCTCTATTTTACCTGGACAACCGATAGCCGCGAAGCCGGGCATGACTGCTTTGCACCGCTGCCCTACAAGGCCTATGACATCGCGCCCGCAAATCTATCCATGCAGCAAGACGGCAATCAGCTGACATTGAAGGCCGGCGGATTTGCGCATTTTGTGGCCGTTGAGGCCGATATACCCGGGCGGTTTGACCGCAATGTACTGACCATGTTGCCGGGTGCCGAGGTGCAGATCGCCTTCACGCCCATGGATCCAGCTGCCACCCCCCGTTTCACGCTGCGCGATCTGCACAGCGCGACCTACACCTAACGCCGCAAGGACATCGCGATGCTGCATATCTCATATCAACTTTACTGCTCCCGCAACTTTCCACCCATTGCCGAAACGTTGAAAATGCTCGCCGATACGGGCTTTCGCGAGGTGGAAGGTTATAACGGTCTTTTTGATGATCTGGACGGCTTGAAGGCCGCGCTTGATGCGACCGGTCTGACAATGACAAGCAGCCATATCGGCCAAAACCTGATTGCGGACGATCCGGCGGGGATGCTGGCGACGATCAAGAACCTCGGGATCAAAAAGGTGTTTGGCCCGCATCTTGCCGCGGATGAGCGTCCGGCCGACGCGGCAGGATGGGCGGCCTTTGGGACCAGGCTGGCCGAGATCGGCAAACCATTGCAGGACGCTGGCATCACATTCGGGTGGCACAATCACGATTTTGAACTGGTTGCGCTGCCGGGGGGCGAATATCCGCTGGATCTGATCATGCAAGGATCCGATGACCTGAGGCTGGAACTTGATCTTGGTTGGGTGGTGCGGGCCGGGCACGACCCTGTCACCTGGATCAACAAATATCAGGGCCGCATCAGTGCCGCCCATGTCAAGGATGTCGCCCCCGCGGGGCAGTGTCTGGACGAGGACGGATGGGCCGATGTGGGTCACGGTACGATGGATTGGGCGGCCATCCACGCCGCATTGCAGGCTGCTGGTTGCGATCACTATGTCGCCGAGCACGACAACCCAAATAATCACACGCGGTTTGCGACCCGTAGTCTTGCCGCGATCAAAGAATTCTAAGGAACGAATATGACACAACTTGGCGTTGGCATCATCGGATGCGGTAACATTTCGACGGCCTATTGCCGTCTGGCCCCGATGTATCAATCACTGTCGGTGAAAGCGGTGGCTGATATCAACATGGCAGCCGCCGAGGCGAAGGCCGCAGAATTCGGGTTGCGTGCCGATACCGTCGATGACCTGCTGCGGGCGCCGGATATTGATGTGGTGGTCAACCTGACGATCCCGGCGGTGCATTTTGAGGTGACGCGCAAGATCCTCGAGGCGTGCAAGCATGCCTATTCCGAAAAGCCGCTTGTCTTGACTTTGGCCGAGGCTGAGGAGCTGCGCGCATTGGCCGCCGCACGCAACCTACGGGTCGGATCGGCCCCGGATACGTTCCTGGGTGGGGCGCATCAGCAGGCGCGGGCGGCAATTGACGCAGGTGAGGTCGGAAGGATCATTGGTGGCACCTGCCATGTGATGGGCCACGGTATGGAAGGCTGGCACCCAAACCCGGATTTCTTTTACCAGCCGGGCGCCGGGCCGGTTCTGGACATCGGGCCTTACTATGTGACCAACCTTCTGCAACTGGTGGGGCCGGTCAAATCTGTCGCTGCGCTGACGACGACAACTTTTGCCGAACGCACGATCGGCAATGGCGACCGTCTGGGTGAAAAGGTGCCGGTCAATACGCCGACGAATATTCATGCCCTGCTGGAATTCGTGAATGGTGCCACGATCACCCTTGGCGCAAGCTGGGATGTGTGGGCCAATCGGCACGGGCATATGGAGCTTTACGGCGAAGATGCCTCGCTTTTTCTGCCGGACCCGAATTTCTTTGGCGGCGTGGTCGAGATCGGCGGGCAGGATCAGGCGATCCAACCACTGCCTGCATGGGATCATCCGTTTGGCGTTCCCAATGATGATGAAGGGCGCGCGAATTATCGCTGTGCGGGTCTTGCCGATATGGCGACGGCCATTGATGTAGGCCGGCCGCATCGCTGCGGCGTGGATCTGGCCGTGCATGCGGTGGACGTCATGACCAGCATTCTGAAAGCCGGCGAAGAAAAGCGCTTTGTCGAACTGACAACAACCTGCGAACGTCCTGCCGCGCTGTCACCTCAAGAGGCGCGCGCCCTGCTGGCCTGATCGCTGTCGGCCAGATACATTGTTCGTGTTCCCAGCCCGGTATGCGGGTCAATTGCCCGGCGCTGTTGTGCGGTCGGCACCGTCGCGCATGGCACCGCCGTCATGGACATGGCGGACATGACGCCGCGCGGTGCGATGGGTTGGCCAAAACGACGCATCAGCCGGGCGTAGCTATGGCCCAAATCGGCGCCGTTGCACAGGTGGTTACCTGATCTGTCATAGATGCTGAGACCACCACCGCGCCGGGCGAGGGAATACCCCTTTGCCCACAACCGCGCCTTAAGGTCATCCCAATCGGCGGCATCTGCCAGATCGCGCGATACGTCTTCGCGTAGCGGTGCCAATTGCACCCCAAGGCGATCCGCCCGTGCCTTGGCCCGGTTGCGCAGATCCTTTCGCAAGGCCGCGCGCAGCACGTCACCAATCGCGTCTTCATTGCGGCCACATAAGTGGTCGAGCGCATCAACAAGTTCGGGGGGCAAGCCAAGCGTAATCTGTTTCATGGCCCCCATCAAAAACGGTGGCCATGAAGATTTAATTAAAGTCCGGTCTCTTTTGCGATCTGGGCACGGGATTTGCGCGCACGCTCTGTCGCGGATTTCAGTTGGCCGCAGGCTGCCATGATGTCTTCGCCCCGTGGTGTGCGGATTGGCGAGGCATATCCGGCCTGATAGACAATCTCGGCAAAGGCTCTGATCCGGTTGTTGGACGAGCGTTTGTAGGGGGCGCCGGGCCATTCATTGAACGGGATAAGATTGATCTTGGCCGGGATCCCGTCGATCAGCTTGACCAGACGGCGGGCATCGGCGTCGCTGTCATTGATCCCGTCCAGCATCACATATTCAAATGTGATACGCTCGGAATTCGACACTTTCGGATAGGCGCGCAAGGCGTCCAGCAGCGTTTCAATGTTCCAGCGCTTGTTGATTGGCACCAGTTTGTCGCGGATGTCATCGGTTGTCCCATGAAAGGACACCGCCAATTGGCAGCCGATTTCCTGCGCCGTGCGCGCGATTTCAGGCACAACACCGGAGGTCGACAGCGTGATCCGCCTGCGCGACAACTGAATGCCGTGCGGGTCCATCGCGATTTTCATCGCGTCGCGCACGTTCTCGAAATTATAAAGCGGCTCACCCATGCCCATCAGAACGATGTTGGACAAAAGCCGGGTTTCGTTGCGCCGGGCGCCGGGTTCCGGCCATTCGTCAAGGTCATCGCGCGCCAGCATAACCTGCCCGATAATCTCGGCCGCTGTCAGGTTGCGGACCAGCTTTTGGGTGCCTGTATGACAAAACGAGCATGTCAGCGTACAGCCGACCTGCGAAGAGATACACAGCGTCCCCCGGTCGGTTTCGGGGATATAGACCACCTCAACCTCGTGGCCGCCTGCAATCCGGCACAGGTATTTGCGCGTGCCGTCATCGGATATCTGACGGGTCACCACCTGGGGAATGTCGAGCGTGAATGTCTCAGCCAGCAAGGCGCGATAATCCTTGGACAGGTTGGTCATCTGATCGAAGTCGCGCACGCCCCAGTGATATATCCATTGCCAAATCTGGCCGGTGCGCATCTTGGCCTGCTTTTCGGGGGTGCCGATTGCAATCAACGCATCACGCATCTGGTCGCGTGACATCCCGATCAGGTTTAGCGGCCCGTCGGTTGCCTTGCGGGGGATGGTCAAGACGTCTTGTGTGATTGGGGCCTTGGCGTCCATTGGATATGCTCTTTGTGAAGGATCAGATGCTGCATATAAAAGACATAGGCCGCTTTCACAAGAAAGCGGCCTAAACATCTATGCCAGGTCGGTGCGTCGCCGGTAATCTAGCTCGCGCAGCGTTTGCCTGCCTCATCCACGGCGGCAGTAAAGCCAAGCAGGCTGAAACGGTCCTGGGTCTGGGTCCCGCGCCCGGACCGGCCGGTGACAACAGCGTCTGAGCCGCGTTTCATCGCGGCCACGAATTTTGCATCATCCTCGGGTGTTGCTGGCCATGCTGTTTCGCCTTCGGTGAACATCTGGAAGGTCGTGTCACCAACTTTCATCTCAACAG
This region includes:
- a CDS encoding glycoside hydrolase family 2 protein produces the protein MIDLSGQWKLVDDSGAYSCDMMMPTDGISALHDAGLIPDPYWGQNEYDLRWICERDWTATREVELTETDVDLVLSEVDTVVTVRVNDKIVLESDNAFRTYRVPLAGAAQVGGNTISVTFHNVVAAGAARQAAHPFPLPNSANCPIPNGNMLRKPACDFGWDWNIALAPFGIYGTMEIVPSAAARIDRLMIDQDHADGRVDLRITAYLANYAGDVTAQIGGQTVSGPVVDGVCELLVRITNPELWWPAGQGAQPLYDLQVTAGSVRATRQIGLRQLELVNEADDIGLGFKFRINGRDVFCKGANWIPADALPGRISDEKTKALLQSAVDANMNMVRIWGGGRYEPDSFYAACDALGLLVWQDFMFACNLYPSDDAFLENVRAEVADNVSRIHHHACLAVWCGDNELIGALGWYDCSINDRDRYLVNYDRLNRALEVALKQTHPAAVWWPSSPSPGPMNFGDAWHDDGSGDMHFWSVWHEGRDFDHYRDVGPRFCSEFGFQSYPSMIEIDRFAAPEDQNIAAPTLESHQKNDGGNARIAETMFRYFRWPQRFEDFVYLSQIQQGLAIKTAVTQWRSIAPRCMGTLIWQLNDTWPVCSWASLNHQGDWKLMHHMAQAFYAPVLVTAVPTGSAYVLRAVNDGPVQKGMTVTAFAVNMQGHLRELANVKCTATADATDVVSIPKYEIGAQEMLYFTWTTDSREAGHDCFAPLPYKAYDIAPANLSMQQDGNQLTLKAGGFAHFVAVEADIPGRFDRNVLTMLPGAEVQIAFTPMDPAATPRFTLRDLHSATYT
- a CDS encoding Gfo/Idh/MocA family oxidoreductase gives rise to the protein MTQLGVGIIGCGNISTAYCRLAPMYQSLSVKAVADINMAAAEAKAAEFGLRADTVDDLLRAPDIDVVVNLTIPAVHFEVTRKILEACKHAYSEKPLVLTLAEAEELRALAAARNLRVGSAPDTFLGGAHQQARAAIDAGEVGRIIGGTCHVMGHGMEGWHPNPDFFYQPGAGPVLDIGPYYVTNLLQLVGPVKSVAALTTTTFAERTIGNGDRLGEKVPVNTPTNIHALLEFVNGATITLGASWDVWANRHGHMELYGEDASLFLPDPNFFGGVVEIGGQDQAIQPLPAWDHPFGVPNDDEGRANYRCAGLADMATAIDVGRPHRCGVDLAVHAVDVMTSILKAGEEKRFVELTTTCERPAALSPQEARALLA
- a CDS encoding sugar phosphate isomerase/epimerase, translated to MLHISYQLYCSRNFPPIAETLKMLADTGFREVEGYNGLFDDLDGLKAALDATGLTMTSSHIGQNLIADDPAGMLATIKNLGIKKVFGPHLAADERPADAAGWAAFGTRLAEIGKPLQDAGITFGWHNHDFELVALPGGEYPLDLIMQGSDDLRLELDLGWVVRAGHDPVTWINKYQGRISAAHVKDVAPAGQCLDEDGWADVGHGTMDWAAIHAALQAAGCDHYVAEHDNPNNHTRFATRSLAAIKEF
- the rlmN gene encoding 23S rRNA (adenine(2503)-C(2))-methyltransferase RlmN; protein product: MDAKAPITQDVLTIPRKATDGPLNLIGMSRDQMRDALIAIGTPEKQAKMRTGQIWQWIYHWGVRDFDQMTNLSKDYRALLAETFTLDIPQVVTRQISDDGTRKYLCRIAGGHEVEVVYIPETDRGTLCISSQVGCTLTCSFCHTGTQKLVRNLTAAEIIGQVMLARDDLDEWPEPGARRNETRLLSNIVLMGMGEPLYNFENVRDAMKIAMDPHGIQLSRRRITLSTSGVVPEIARTAQEIGCQLAVSFHGTTDDIRDKLVPINKRWNIETLLDALRAYPKVSNSERITFEYVMLDGINDSDADARRLVKLIDGIPAKINLIPFNEWPGAPYKRSSNNRIRAFAEIVYQAGYASPIRTPRGEDIMAACGQLKSATERARKSRAQIAKETGL